GAGCTGCACCAAGGAGTGGGAACCGGACTTCCCGACCTTTCGCTGTCCGTTTTGCATGGATAGTAAGGTGACCGTGTTGAGCGGCGAGGAGTTCATGGTCGAATCACTGGAAGTCGAGGAGGACGAGCCATGCATCGCACCAAAGTAAAGGTTGTCGAGGACGCCCTCGACGCCAACACCACCCTGGCCAACGCCAACCGTTCCGACTTCGACCGCTCCGAGGTGACCGTCGTGAACCTGATGAGCGCACCCGGCGCCGGCAAGACCACGCTTTTGACCAAGGTCCTCGAGGACATGAAGGGCGTCCGCGTCGGGGTGCTGGAGGGAGACGTCCAGGGCAGCCTGGACGCCGACCGCCTGGCGCACCTGCACCTGCCGGTCGTGCAGATCCAGACCGACAACGGGTTCGGCGGCGAGTGCCACCTCGACGCCAACATGGTCCGCTCGGCTCTACCCGACCTGCCGCTGGACGACATCGACCTGCTTATCATCGAGAATGTCGGCAATCTGGTCTGCCCGGCCGAGTTCAAGGTGGGCGAGGACATCCGGATCATGGTGTCGTCGGTTACCGAGGGCGAGGACAAGCCGGCCAAGTACCCGCTGATGTTCCGGGCCTGCGAGCTGGTGATCGTCAACAAGATCGACCTGCTGCCCTACCTGGACTACGACCTCGACAAGTTCAACTACTACCTCGACGGGGTCCACCCGGGCGTCAAGCGCATGTTCGTCAGCGCCAAGACCGGTGAAGGCATGGAGGAGCTGCGGGACTACCTGGTGAGCCTGGGCACCCGCGAGACCGCACCCGCCGCCACCTAACAGCTAAACCTGAACATACCGCCTGCAGCCGACCAGGGGCTGCACGTCGTCCTGCTCCTGCTTGCCCTGTTCTGGGCGGGACTTCTGGTGATCCGCTTCATAGCTCCGATGGTGGCCGGAGGCAGTGAGGAGAAGAAGTCGTCGATGAGGCCCAAGATTCTTCTGCCGCTGGCCGTCCTGACCGTGGTCGGGTTCGTGGTCGACCAGTGGATCCACGGCCGTTTTCTCTAGTCGAGGCCGAGAATTCCCTGCAGCTCGGACCAGTGGTTCATGACCGCGTCGGCCTCTTCGCCGTGCGCCTCCTCCGGGGTCCAGGCGTCGTCGTGGATGCCGGTGTAGCGGATCGACCCCATGCCCGCCTGCCGTGCGCCGGCGATGTCGGTGCGCCGGAGGTCTCCGATGTGGACCGCCTCGCCCGGGGCGGCGCCGGTGGCTTCGAGGGCCGCCTCGAAGATCGGCGGGAACGGCTTGGGGGTGCCGACCTCGTCGGAGAAGAAGTAGTGGTCCAGCTTGATGCCGTGGTCGCCCAGGAAGCCGCGCACGAAACGGGCCGGGGTGAAACCCACGTCGCAGACCAGCGCGGTGGCGATGCCGGCATCCCGTACCGCATTGATGGCGTCGACCGCTCCGTCGAGGACGTAGGTGCCGACTCCGCTGGTGGCGCTTTCTATGGCGTGCGCCAGCTCGGCCGCCAGCTCGGCCTCAGCCGACTCACCGCCGGGCGACACGGGGGGGATGCCGAGTCTTCCCAGGATCCAGTCGGCAGCACCCTTGGCGCCGAAGACCCCGCCGTTTCGCCAGGAGATCACATGCTGCTCCCAGGCGTCCTTGATGAGCTGCTCGCTGCGCTCGGCCGAGATCTCCACGCCGCGTTTGGCCGCAATCTCGATTAGAGAATGCTGCCGGTGGAGCATGGTCTTTTCCCAGTTCGTGTCCGAGATCAATGTCGACCAGCAGTCGAAGGTCACGGCCCTGGGCGGTTGCGGAATCGCCATCTGGCCCCAGGTTAGCGCATATAGAGTCGGCTGATGGAACTGTCTCAGGCAGCCGCCGTCGGGGAGCGGCTCCGGCGAAACCGGCTGACCGGCCCGCGGCCCTCCACCGCCGCGCAGGTGGTCGAAGCCCTGTGCGGGGTCCAGGCGCAGGAGCTGCCGGCGGCCCGGCTCTCGCTCCGGCCGCGCGGCGCCGGGCTGACCGACGCCGGAGTCGAGGCCGCCCGGGTGGAGGAGAGGTCGTTCGTCCGGACCTGGGCGATGCGGGGAACCCTGCACCTGGTTGCCTCGGACGACCTGTTCTGGCTGCGCCGGCTGCTCTCGCCGGGAAGCATCCGCGCCAACGAGCGCCGCAGTATCCAGCTGGGTCTCGACGAGAGCACCTACCGGCGAGCCATGGGCCTGATCGACCGGGCGCTGGCCGGCGGGGAGGCCCTCGGCCGGGCGGCATTGAAGGAGGCGTTGGCCCGGGGAGGGGTCGACTCCGGTGGGCAGCGGATGGTTTACCTGCTGGCCAGGGCCACCGCCGAGGGACTGATCTGCGAGGGCCCCTTCGAGGGGCGTTACGCGACCTACGTGCGGGTTCAGGACTGGCTCGGGAGAACGCCGCCCCGGCATTACGACCGTGCGGAGGACCTGAACCGGCTGGTCGTTCGCTTTCTGGACGCCTACGGACCGGCGGCCCCGGAGGATCTGGCGACCTGGTCCGGCCTCCCGGTGTCCGAGTGCAGGACGGCGTTCCGGGACGCCGGACTGACGGCGGTTTCCATCGAAGGCCGCAACCTCTGGGTCACCGGTGAGCCCGGTGGTCCCGAGACGTCGGGCGTACGGCTGCTTCCCGCATTCGACACCTTCCTGCTGGGCTACCGGGACCGGAGCCTGCATCTCGACCCGGCTTACGCCCGGCGGGTCAACCGAGGAGGCGGAATCGTCAAGCCGGTTCTGCTGGTCGACGGCCGGGCGGCCGGGACCTGGCGTCTTGTCCGCAAACCGAAGGGTGCTGCGGTGTCGGTTCAACCGTTCTGGAAACCGGCGAAGAAAGCGGAGCCGCAGATAGAGCGAGAGGCGGAGGACCTGGCCCGGTTTCTCGGGGTGCCGGTGTCGCTTACCGTCGAGCCGGCGCGGGCCTGACCAGCCGGGCCGCCCGCACCATCGCCCAGCCGAAGAGGCCGCCCAGGGTGTTGAAGATCACGTCGTCCAGCTGGGCCACCCGGCCGGCGTTCATGAAGTACTGCGCGACCTCGATGGCGGCGGAGAGGCCGGCCGCAATCAGGGTGACGACCCCCGGCCGGTCCAGGCGCGGCCACCGAACGGGGAGCAGGATCCCGATCGGGACGAACAGCAGGATGTTGGCGCCGAAGGTGGCCACCACCCGGGTGGCGTCAATTTCACCGGTCAGGGCGCTCCACAGCGGGTGGAACGGGATTAGGTCGGTGCGGCCGTCGGAGCCGTAGGGGCGGGCGGTCAGGGTGATGAGAAGAACCCCCAGCAGCGAGCAGGCGAGGGCGACGTTCAGCAAAAGCAGCCTGGGGAGAAGCCTGTCAGATCTTCCTGAGCGCACCAGCAGGGCCCGGTACAACAGGAGGATAAGCAGGCTCGGCACCACCACCAGCAGGAACAGGCTCAGCTGGGGCGAGAAGCGCTGGAAGACCGCGATGCCGTCGAAGGTCAGCTGGTTTCCGACCACCCGAACCAGCCGCTCCAGCGAGTCCACTAAGAGGGGGAGCCCTCCACGGTGAAGCGAACCCGGTCGTTCACCCGTTTGCAGAACGGCGCGTGGTCGTTGGCGACGTACTCCACCTCGAGCTCGTGGTCTCCGGGCGGGACCTGCAGCACCTGTTCGGCGTCGCCGGTCATGGTGGCCAGCCTCCCATCGATCGAGATGTGGAGGTGCCCCTCGTCCTCCTTGTTCTCGGTTGAGGCAAGCGAGGCCACCTTCCCGCCCTCGAGATCCAGCTCCAAAGGCACGTCCTGCGACGTGAAGACCTCCTGGGGCGTGGGACTGGTGATTGCGATGCTGGCCTGCGTGGCCGGCCGGTCCTCGCACGGGATCTGGGCCGGCTCGAACAGGTCGGGCCCGAATATGAAGGCCAGAAACCCGACCATCGCCAGCGCCAGGCCGCCCCGGCGCAGCTTTCGAGTGTCGCCCTTGAACCTCTTGGAGTCGCCGGTGGCGACCATGGCCGCGCCCACACCGGCCAACGCCAGCAGGGTGGCGACCACGGTGATGGCGATCTGCAGCGGGCTCGCCGACCCGCCTGTGATGGGGTGAGCCGCCGCCGGCGAGGCCATGAGCACCACGTACATGGCGGACAGGACCGCCGCCGAAGCGATGCGCTTGACGATCACGAAGAGACCTCCATCTCGGCCGGGAACCGCATGGACTCGCCGGCTTCGGTGGTTGCGGTGACGTCGAATTGGTACCGGCCCTCCTCGAGCGTCACGTCGGACACGAAGTGTCCGGGGCCGAACCGCCGGGTCACCAGCGTGATGCTTTGCTCCTTCGGTGGGACCGAGATCGCCAGGATCTCCTTGACCGCCAGTTCGGTGCCGGAGGTGTCGAAGAAGGTGAGGTGGAGCTCGGACCGGCCCGGCCTGTCGGGCTCGGAGTAGACCTGCAGCTGGCGGCCCTGCGGGTCGGTAAACGAGTAGATGGTCGGCTGGCCTTCCACTCTTGAGGTGTCGGTTGTGATTCCGGTCGCCCGGGTGGAGAACTCCAGCGGGATGTCGAACGAGTTGCTGGAGGTGGTGACCGCCACGGTTGCCTTCCACCGCCCGTCGACCGAGACGTTGGACCCGGAGGCCTCGTACTCGCCGTCCCCCTTCTTCTCCATCTCCACCGACGACTCGCCGACCGCGGGGTTGGACAGCGACGAGAACCTCAGAGTCACCCCGGTCACCCCGTCGAGGGGGTCGCCGGAGCCGGGCTCGACCAGCGATAGCTTGAACCGGTTGGGTCCGGCTGTGCCCGGCTCCACGGTCAGGCCGGCCTCGGCAGTCCGGGCAAAGTCGGTGCCTTCGACCTCCACCAGAGCCGCCTCACCTTCAGCCGCCACAGAGACCGGGGGGACCGAGGTCGACAGCATGCCGGCGATCGCGAGAGTGATGACTGCGACGGCCACCTCCAGGCGGCCGGCCTTCTGAAGGCCGGCCGGCGCGCTGACGGCCTTGGGAATATTGCGGAACCGGTTGAGCGCACCGAGCCCGCCGAGCACGACAATCAAAACGGACTTCGCTATCACCAGCCGGCCGTAGGTGGTCTCGAACAGCGGCTCCCAGCCGTCGACCTCGTTTACCGCCCGGAGCACCCCGGTTGCGGTCACGACGAAGATCGCAAAGCCCGCAACGAACGAAAACCGTTTCGCCGCACGCCGCCGGTCCTCCTCGGGGGACTCGGAGAGGCCGAGGAGCAGGGCGGCCAGGCCGCCGATCCAGATGCCGACGGCGGCGAAGTGAAGCCACTGGATGCCGACCTTGATCGCCACATCCGGCGGTACCGCGGCGTGTCCGGCCGATGCATGCGCCAGCATCCCAGCCAGCGCCCCCGCCCCGGCGACCATCATCCGGGGCCGGTAGTTGTTCCGGTAGAGCAGGTATCCGAGGACGATGAGCAGCAGAGGGGCAGCCCGAAGTCCAAGGGCCCTGCCGGAGGAGCTCCCGAGAAAGACCCCCAGCCCGACGCCGGCCTCCCGGAACTGGAACAAGCCCAATCCCAACGTTCCCGCAGCGGCTGCCAGGAGCCCGAACAGGCTGAGCCTGCCCACCGACCGGTAGCTGTGCCCGAAGGCGAAGAGAGCCATCCAGGCCGCGCCGAGAAGTGAGGCGAGACCGAGGTAGAGGACCCAGCGTGCGGCGGCCGACGGGATCTTGGAGCTGGTCTGCTCCTCAGCATCGGCCGAGATCGCTTCCGGCGGCTCACCGACGCCGAAGGCAAACGCTCCGGCCGACGAATGGCCGTCGACCCGGGACACGGTGCGCCAGGAGACGGTGTACGACCCTTTGGGGAGCGCTTTCAGGTCGACCACCAGCGTGGATTCGTCGCCCTCGGCGAGGCGTGGGGCGCCCTGTTCATAGGAGCCGGAGCCTCCCAGGACCTTGACCGACGAGAGCTTGGTGTCGGGGGGTTCGGTAAAGGTGAGGGTGACCTGGGTTGGAGCTTCCTCCACGGCCGCTCCGCCGGCCGGCGTTGAGGCACTCAAGCTTGCGTGCCCCCACGCCGGGACGGCGGCGAACAGCAGGAGCCAGAACAGCGCTCCTGCAGTCAACGCGGTCCGCAGTAGGAGTTTCATTGGTCGTTAAGCCGCTTTGCTCTTTTTGGCGAAGGCGGCCACCGCGATGATCAAGGCGAGCGCGCCCAAGCCGATCCCGATCATCCCGGTGTTGTCGGAGGAGCCTTCGTCGCCGTTGTCACCGCCCAGCTGCTCGACGCGGGCCGCCAGTTCCCCGGCGGTCGGGTCCTTGGCCGGGAACGATACGTCGGCCGGGTTCTTGGGAGCGTCGAAGGTCTCTTCGCCGGACTTGAAGGTCTGGTCGTAGGGCTGGCCTTTGATCGTGCCGAAGAAGTGGAAGCTGTAGTCGCCGGGGCGGGTGGGCATCAGAGGCGCCCGGTACTCGCCGGGGCTGTTGAATGCCGGCTCGAGCGGCAGCGCAGCGGTCTTCTGGTCGCCGAACAGAACCTCGACCTTCAGTTCGTCGGCGCCGAGGTCGGCAATCGGAGTGTTCCCGTTCGAGAGGCGCAGCTGGACGGCGTTCGGGTACCCGACGTAGGCGGGCTCGGTTGCCCACCCGACTACTGCGCGCACCCCTCCTTCGGTGCGGGTCTCGTGGGCCATCGCCGGTGCGGCGAGGGCCAGGAGGCACAGAGCTGTGATGCATAGGGCAACGATTCGTAGAACCATTGGTTTCATTGGGTTTCCCTTCGAGTTGGATGTGATCGGCTGCCCTGCAGCCGAGACGGCTTCAGCTCGAGAGGGCGGGAGGTCCTCGTGATCGCAGGCCGCCGTTGGGGACGGCGCTGAGGAAGGTGATGCTGCGGACGAGAGGCCGCTCCGGCGAGGTCCGCCGTGCCTGGGGGCCGCCCAGAAGGGCGCCGAGCTTGCGTCCGGCCTTGTGAAGGGCGGTGACCAGCAGTGCACCGAGGGCGGCGACGATGAGCTGCAGGGGGATGCCCAGCAACAGGACGGAGCCGAGGTCGTGGAGGGGGGCGCCGCTCAGCAGGCGCTCGAGCACCTCCTGGCCGGCGAAGCCGAGGGTTTGGATCAGCGCCAGGGCCGCGGCAGTGCCGGCCAGGCTGGGAAGGCGGGACCGGCTCTTCATGGCGCCTGCGGCCAGCCAGTAGAGGGCGGACATAAGCGCCATGGCAGGCCCGAAAGCAAGGAGGTTGTCCAGGTAGCTGTGGCCGGTGATCCCGAGGAGGGCGGTGCGCACTCCATGCGAAGGCGCGAGCTTCAGGTACGTCAGCGAGTGGCCGGCCATGAGGCCGGTCGACGCGACTGCCAGCAGCGCAACGGCTCGAAGTCTTCCCATCGGGATCATTGTCATTCCAGTTTACCTAGGGTGAACAACCTTCTTTGCCGATGATTCGCACCGGCCGGTCAATCGGATGGGTGGCTGGCCTCACCGGTGGGGTCGAACGGCTCGGTCCGGCTCAGGAGGTCCTTCATGCTCGGAGGGTTCGGCTCGAGCATGTTGCCGAGGTCCCGGTGCGGCTTGACCTCCGGGTAGGGCCCGTCGAGGCTGATCTTGTCCGGCGCAGGCGGATCCCGGAGGACGCCCCGGCGCATCGGGTCCATGCAGGCCTCTGCCCAGGTCTCGCGGAGGGCCTGGAGGGTCCGCTTTCCTACGCCCTTACGACGCATGTCACGGTACAGGCGAGCCCCCTCGTCCTGAGCGGTCTCGATGTCCGGAAGCTCGTCGTCGGTCATGCCTTAGGTCTTACCCGTTTCTCCTGAGCTCGTATCGGCGCCCATGGCGTGGTAACCGCCGTCGACGTGGATGAGCTCACCCGTTATTGCGGACGACCAGTCGGAGAAAAGAAACCCGACGGTCTTCGCCACCGGCTCCGGGTCGTCGGGCGCCCAGCCGAGCGGCGCGCGGGTGCCCCAGGCGGTGACCAGCTGGTCGAAGCCGGGGATGCCCTTGGCGGCCGTAGTGGCCAGCGGGCCGGCGGAAACCGTGTTGACCCGGATCCCCTTGGGGCCGAGGTCGCGCGCCAGGTACCGGGTGATCGACTCGAGGCCCGCCTTGCAGACGCCCATCCAGTCGTAGATCGGCCACGCCACGCGGGCGTCGAAGTCGAGGCTGACGATGGATCCGCCCCCGCCCATCAAGGGCAGCAGCCCGGTGGCCATGGACTTCAGCGAGAAGGCGCTGGTCTTGAAGGCCATCTCTACGCTCTCCCAGGGGGTGTTGAGGAACTCTCCGCCCAGGGCGTTCTTAGGAGCAAAGGCCACTGCATGCAGGAACCCGTCGAGACCGCCCCATCTGGCGCCGATCTGCTCGGCCACGTTGGAGATGTCCTCCTCCTTGGTAACGTCGAGCTCCAGGATCTCGGGGGTCTCGGGGAGGCGCCGGGCGCTCATCTCGGTCAGAGCCATGCCCTTGCCGAACCCGGAGAGGACGATCTGGGCCCCCTGCTCCTGAGCCAGCTTCGCCGCGGCGAAGGCAATGCTCTTTTGGGTCAGAACCCCGGTTATCAGGAGGCGCTTGCCCTCGAGCAACATCTAGTTCGAGGAGTCGGAGGAGGGGCGCTCGCTGTAGAAGGCGATCTTCGTGCCGTCCGGCGACCATGCCGCGAAGCGGTCGATGCCGGGGCTGTTGGTGATGCGCCTCTGGTCCGAGCCGTCGGTCTTCATCGTGTAGAGCTCACGGTTGTCGTCCCGGACCGAGTCGAAAGCAATCAGCTGGCCGTCGGGCGAGAACGCAGGGAAGTTGTCGAAACCGTCGCTGGTGGTTAGCCGGATCTGCCGGGAGCCGTCGGCCTCCATGACGTAGACCTCGAAGTTGCCCTCGCCGTCACGCTGGCTGATGAACGCGATCTGGGAGCCGTCGGGTGACCAGGAGGGCGAGCCGTCCACGGCCTCGCTGTCGGTCAGGACCTTGGTGTTCTCGCCGTCGGCATCCATCACGAAGACCTCGTAGTTGCCGTTCCGGTTGCTCTCGAAGGCAATCTGGCTGCCGTCCGGGGAGAACGCAGCCAGCCCGTCGTTGTCCTGGTTGTTGGTCAGCCGGCGCTGGTTGGAGCCGTCGGCGTCCATCACGTAGATCTCGCGGTTGCCGTCCCGGTCGCTGTTGAACGCGATCTGGGAGCCGTCGGGGGACCAGTCGGGTGAGAAGTCCTCGGCGCTGTTGTCGGTCAGGCGCTTGGCGTTGGAGCCGTCGGCGTCCATGACGTAGATCTCGAAGTTGCCGTCCCGGTTGGTGTTGAAAGCGATCTTGTCGCCGTCGGGGGACCAGTCCGGCGAGGAGTCGACGCCGGAGGTGTTGGTGATCCTGGTGACGTTCGAGCCGTCGGCGTTCATGAAGAAGATGTCCTGGACCTGGCTGGTGGTGGCCTCGGTTTGGGGGTCTTCGTTGTCGCCGCCGCATGCGGACGAGACGAGCATCAGGGCGGCCGCCAGGCCCGCCGCCACTACCGATCCTCGACTTTTTCGCACAGGCCTACCTACCATCTGTCTACCAATGAAGGATCCGGGGCGGGGGCGGTGGAGGACCTTTAGGTCCTGTTCACCGGTGCTGATGCCTCCGCCACGGCCAGGGTGGACGTAACCGATTCCGATTCGGGCAGTGCACGCACCACCACTTCATCCAGAACACTATCGTAATCGGCCAGCCTTGAGGTGTAATCCCCGCTGTGGTCGGTTACCCCGACACCGGCCAGCGGGACCCCCATCGCAGTGAAATGCCGGGTGTAGGCGGGGTAGCCGTTGTACTTGGCGGCCTCGGCGGCCACCCGATCGACCGCGCCGTCGCCGATGGCGCAGCGCACGTAGCAGGCCAGCTCGGGCACGCCGTAGCGTCCCGAACGTTTTGCCCCCTGCGCCACCCGGGCCTTCGCCCACTCGATCCGTTCCGGGACCATCCAGTTGAGAAGGACGGTGTCGGCTACCTCGCCGGCCAGCCGGCACATCTGCGGGCCCATCGCGGCGACCCCGATCCGAAGATCCGGGCCCAGAAGGTCCCTCAGAGCCGCGACCGCCTCCCGGACGGCGCGGATCGGGGTGGGGGAGGACCCGGAACCGACGCCGAGGACCAGGCGATCCAGCGGGATCTCGAGCTCCCGCACGACCTCGGCGATCTCTTGCGGAGGACGGCGGTGCACTGCAACGACCCCGACTCCGACCCGCAGCCGGTCGCTCGCATCCGCCATGGCCGCGGCGGTCACTATCCCGTCGGCTCCGGGTGTGTCGTTGCTCCAGATGGATGAGTAGCCGAGCCGCTCGACCCGGGCGGCGATCTCCTGGGCTCTTTCGAGATCCTCTGTCGCCGGGATGGCGAATCCGCGGCGCACTTAGGGGAGGAGGTGCCCGGCTACCTCTGAGATAACCGGCCAGATGCGTTCGTCGTCCCGGGCCAGCTTGCCGAAGTCGTGCTCGATGCCGTGACGGTCCCAGGCAGTCCCGTTGGTCTCGACGCAGATCTTGGGGTCGTCATTCAGCAGGATGAACCAGAAGCGGTAGGCGGTGACGCCGAACGGGTCGGACTCTTTGACCGTGCGGAGGCGGTCGGCCGCTTCGGGGAAAAGCTCGAACCGGCTCTCCCAGACACCTCCGAAGCCGTCGGACGTGTCCAGGTAACCGTTCTGGCAGTCCCAGAAGAACTTTCCGAAGGAGGCGTTGAATGCGATGTGGGTCAAAAAGCCCGCGATGAAGCGGTAGACCGTGACCTCGTTGGTCGATGGCTTCAGCTTGGCCACCGGCGGGAGGTTGCAAAAGGCGCTCAGTTTGCGCATCGGCTCACGGGGGTCTTCGGCGTTGAAGAACTCGGACCAGAAGTCCGGCCAGTTCTTGAAGGTCTGGGAGCCGTTGGGGCGGCGGAAGTGGTACTGCACGCCGCCGAGACGGTTGAGCTCCAGGCGCTGGTAGGGCTGGAAGCCGGGGTCGAGGAGCAGCGACAGGCTGTCGTTCTGGCCGCCGCCCGGGTGGGTCTGGATGATCCGGGTCTTGGGGTAGCGCCGGACCATCTCGGCTGCGACCCGCCAGGAGGCGATCTCCAGAAGCTGGCGGCTGGGATGACGCGCAGAATATGAGGCCGGAATCGTCCGCCTCATGCCGTCATCCCTTCATTCCGAAGGGCAAACATCTCACTGGAACCATGCTGCGAACGGTTATCCGAGATGTCACTGTGTGACCCTTTCCGCTCTGTGCTCCTATCTATTAACTCACGCTGACGTTCTTTACACGTAACGTACTATTGGTTTCATCCCATGCGGTGTCCATTTTGCTCTCATCCCGAAGACCACGTTGTCGACTCGCGCATGGCCGAGGAAGGCCGAGCCATCCGCCGTCGACGCCAGTGCGAGAGCTGCGGTCAGCGGTACACCACCTACGAGCGTATCGAGGAGATCCCCCTCCTTGTCCAAAAGCGCTCCGGACAGCGTGAAGCATTCGACAAGGAAAAGCTAATTTCCGGCGTCCGCAAAGCGTGCAAAAACCGGCCGGTTTCCAACGACGATCTTGACAAGCTGGCCGAGGACGTCGTCGAGACCGTCAAGGAGGAGGGGAGCAGCGTGGTCATGAGCGCCGACCTCGGACTCCAGATCCTGGAGCGCCTGAGGGTACTGGACGACGTCGCCTACCTGCGCTTCGCCTCGGTCTACAAGGACTTTCAGGAGCTGAACGACTTCGAGAAGGAGCTGGGCCTGCTTCAAAAGAAGCTGCCGCCCAAGGAACGACCGGCCACACCTAAGACTTGAGCGAGCCGGTTCGGGTCCAGGTACTAAGGATGGACCCCGATATGCCGATGGTTCGCCCGGCCAAGCCGGGCGACGCAGGAGTCGACCTCAGGTCGACCGAAGCAATGACCATCGAGCCGGGGGCGCGCTGCCTGATTCCGACCGGCCTCGCCGTCGCCATACCCGAAGGCTACGCCGGGTTCGTCCAGCCCCGGTCGGGGATGGCAATCAACAAGGGACTCGGCCTTTTGAACTCTCCTGGACTGATCGACTCCGGCTACCGCGGCGAGCTAAAGGTCATCGCCATAAACCTGGGTTCCGGTGTGCTCACGATCGAGCGTGGGGACCGGATTGCGCAGTTGGTTATCCTCCCGGTGCCAGCCTTTTTGTACGAAGAGGTGACGGAACTTCCCGGTTCCGAACGGGGCGCCGGGGGCTTCGGCTCGACGGGGACCTAGACCCGAACTCTGGTGGCCTCCGTACCTCAAGGCTGCTAGGATGGAACTTCCCGCGGACGTGGCTCAGTTGGTAGAGCATCACCTTGCCAAGGTGAGGGTCGCCAGTTCGAATCTGGTCGTCCGCTCCAAAGCTTCAGGCGCAGGCGAGGAATTCTCCTCGGATTCCTCGCTTTAAACGCTCTAGTATCAATCTGAACCGCACCAGCGGTTTGCGCCGGCAGTCGTTGTCAAGGCTGTTGGTCACGCGGGAGTTCAGATGTCCGAGCCCAAGCCCAATCCGTGGCTTCCCCCTCGCTGGTTCATCCGGCTTGCCTGGTTCACCCATCGCCGCCTCTACCGCCTGACACGCGGGCGCCTGGGTCTATGGCGGCCGAAGCCCGACGCCTGGGGCGTCATGCGCCTAAACACCGTGGGGCGGCGGACCGGCCTTGAACGCAGCGTAATGGTCGGCTATTTCGAGGATGGGCCGAACCTCGTCACCCTGGCGATGAACGGCTGGGGAGAGGGCGAGCCGGCGTGGTGGCTGAACCTGCAGGCCCAGCCGGACATTCGCGTCGACCTGCCCGACGGGCCGCGCATGGTCACCGCCCGATCGGCCGCCGGC
The Actinomycetota bacterium genome window above contains:
- a CDS encoding HAD family hydrolase, with amino-acid sequence MAIPQPPRAVTFDCWSTLISDTNWEKTMLHRQHSLIEIAAKRGVEISAERSEQLIKDAWEQHVISWRNGGVFGAKGAADWILGRLGIPPVSPGGESAEAELAAELAHAIESATSGVGTYVLDGAVDAINAVRDAGIATALVCDVGFTPARFVRGFLGDHGIKLDHYFFSDEVGTPKPFPPIFEAALEATGAAPGEAVHIGDLRRTDIAGARQAGMGSIRYTGIHDDAWTPEEAHGEEADAVMNHWSELQGILGLD
- a CDS encoding VanZ family protein — translated: MDSLERLVRVVGNQLTFDGIAVFQRFSPQLSLFLLVVVPSLLILLLYRALLVRSGRSDRLLPRLLLLNVALACSLLGVLLITLTARPYGSDGRTDLIPFHPLWSALTGEIDATRVVATFGANILLFVPIGILLPVRWPRLDRPGVVTLIAAGLSAAIEVAQYFMNAGRVAQLDDVIFNTLGGLFGWAMVRAARLVRPAPARR
- a CDS encoding LLM class flavin-dependent oxidoreductase, with the translated sequence MRRGFAIPATEDLERAQEIAARVERLGYSSIWSNDTPGADGIVTAAAMADASDRLRVGVGVVAVHRRPPQEIAEVVRELEIPLDRLVLGVGSGSSPTPIRAVREAVAALRDLLGPDLRIGVAAMGPQMCRLAGEVADTVLLNWMVPERIEWAKARVAQGAKRSGRYGVPELACYVRCAIGDGAVDRVAAEAAKYNGYPAYTRHFTAMGVPLAGVGVTDHSGDYTSRLADYDSVLDEVVVRALPESESVTSTLAVAEASAPVNRT
- the nrdR gene encoding transcriptional regulator NrdR — encoded protein: MRCPFCSHPEDHVVDSRMAEEGRAIRRRRQCESCGQRYTTYERIEEIPLLVQKRSGQREAFDKEKLISGVRKACKNRPVSNDDLDKLAEDVVETVKEEGSSVVMSADLGLQILERLRVLDDVAYLRFASVYKDFQELNDFEKELGLLQKKLPPKERPATPKT
- a CDS encoding copper resistance protein CopC, which gives rise to MKLLLRTALTAGALFWLLLFAAVPAWGHASLSASTPAGGAAVEEAPTQVTLTFTEPPDTKLSSVKVLGGSGSYEQGAPRLAEGDESTLVVDLKALPKGSYTVSWRTVSRVDGHSSAGAFAFGVGEPPEAISADAEEQTSSKIPSAAARWVLYLGLASLLGAAWMALFAFGHSYRSVGRLSLFGLLAAAAGTLGLGLFQFREAGVGLGVFLGSSSGRALGLRAAPLLLIVLGYLLYRNNYRPRMMVAGAGALAGMLAHASAGHAAVPPDVAIKVGIQWLHFAAVGIWIGGLAALLLGLSESPEEDRRRAAKRFSFVAGFAIFVVTATGVLRAVNEVDGWEPLFETTYGRLVIAKSVLIVVLGGLGALNRFRNIPKAVSAPAGLQKAGRLEVAVAVITLAIAGMLSTSVPPVSVAAEGEAALVEVEGTDFARTAEAGLTVEPGTAGPNRFKLSLVEPGSGDPLDGVTGVTLRFSSLSNPAVGESSVEMEKKGDGEYEASGSNVSVDGRWKATVAVTTSSNSFDIPLEFSTRATGITTDTSRVEGQPTIYSFTDPQGRQLQVYSEPDRPGRSELHLTFFDTSGTELAVKEILAISVPPKEQSITLVTRRFGPGHFVSDVTLEEGRYQFDVTATTEAGESMRFPAEMEVSS
- the hypB gene encoding hydrogenase nickel incorporation protein HypB, which translates into the protein MHRTKVKVVEDALDANTTLANANRSDFDRSEVTVVNLMSAPGAGKTTLLTKVLEDMKGVRVGVLEGDVQGSLDADRLAHLHLPVVQIQTDNGFGGECHLDANMVRSALPDLPLDDIDLLIIENVGNLVCPAEFKVGEDIRIMVSSVTEGEDKPAKYPLMFRACELVIVNKIDLLPYLDYDLDKFNYYLDGVHPGVKRMFVSAKTGEGMEELRDYLVSLGTRETAPAAT
- the fabI gene encoding enoyl-ACP reductase FabI, which encodes MLLEGKRLLITGVLTQKSIAFAAAKLAQEQGAQIVLSGFGKGMALTEMSARRLPETPEILELDVTKEEDISNVAEQIGARWGGLDGFLHAVAFAPKNALGGEFLNTPWESVEMAFKTSAFSLKSMATGLLPLMGGGGSIVSLDFDARVAWPIYDWMGVCKAGLESITRYLARDLGPKGIRVNTVSAGPLATTAAKGIPGFDQLVTAWGTRAPLGWAPDDPEPVAKTVGFLFSDWSSAITGELIHVDGGYHAMGADTSSGETGKT
- a CDS encoding winged helix DNA-binding domain-containing protein; this encodes MELSQAAAVGERLRRNRLTGPRPSTAAQVVEALCGVQAQELPAARLSLRPRGAGLTDAGVEAARVEERSFVRTWAMRGTLHLVASDDLFWLRRLLSPGSIRANERRSIQLGLDESTYRRAMGLIDRALAGGEALGRAALKEALARGGVDSGGQRMVYLLARATAEGLICEGPFEGRYATYVRVQDWLGRTPPRHYDRAEDLNRLVVRFLDAYGPAAPEDLATWSGLPVSECRTAFRDAGLTAVSIEGRNLWVTGEPGGPETSGVRLLPAFDTFLLGYRDRSLHLDPAYARRVNRGGGIVKPVLLVDGRAAGTWRLVRKPKGAAVSVQPFWKPAKKAEPQIEREAEDLARFLGVPVSLTVEPARA
- a CDS encoding DUF5050 domain-containing protein — encoded protein: MAAGLAAALMLVSSACGGDNEDPQTEATTSQVQDIFFMNADGSNVTRITNTSGVDSSPDWSPDGDKIAFNTNRDGNFEIYVMDADGSNAKRLTDNSAEDFSPDWSPDGSQIAFNSDRDGNREIYVMDADGSNQRRLTNNQDNDGLAAFSPDGSQIAFESNRNGNYEVFVMDADGENTKVLTDSEAVDGSPSWSPDGSQIAFISQRDGEGNFEVYVMEADGSRQIRLTTSDGFDNFPAFSPDGQLIAFDSVRDDNRELYTMKTDGSDQRRITNSPGIDRFAAWSPDGTKIAFYSERPSSDSSN